One Patescibacteria group bacterium genomic region harbors:
- a CDS encoding GreA/GreB family elongation factor, with amino-acid sequence MAESSLTAQPEEIMDFGDWAKVKMPDGSVKDLTLVYTNEIDVLAGKISNESPIGRALLGAKAGEKKAYYVGERTFELEILEIRKRKPEQI; translated from the coding sequence ATGGCTGAATCTTCTTTAACTGCCCAACCAGAAGAAATAATGGATTTTGGCGACTGGGCTAAAGTCAAGATGCCTGACGGTTCGGTTAAAGATTTGACTTTAGTCTATACCAATGAGATTGATGTCTTGGCTGGGAAAATATCCAATGAATCGCCAATAGGCCGGGCCTTGCTTGGCGCCAAGGCAGGAGAGAAGAAAGCTTATTATGTTGGTGAGAGAACCTTTGAATTAGAAATTCTGGAGATAAGGAAACGAAAACCAGAACAGATTTAA
- the miaA gene encoding tRNA (adenosine(37)-N6)-dimethylallyltransferase MiaA yields the protein MIKLIIILGSTASGKSGLAVKLAKKFNGEIVSADSRQVYKYLDIGSAKITKKEMAGIPHYLLDLLPPEKTLNAKQFQKLAIQTIKKIHQKNKLAFLVGGTGFYIDAVAKNLIFPKTKTDQKLRQELSLKTKTELIKILTKLDPARAKVIDKENKKRLIRSIEIAEQLGQVPKLKSGRQIFDCLYLGIKTDSENLKQRIKTRFYHWLKQGFLKEVEALIKRKIPETRFKELGLHYWYAYAYLKGMVSKKEFEQKSLASLYQYAKRQRTWFKRNPKIHWLSSQKQAEILIKNFLN from the coding sequence ATGATTAAACTCATTATTATCCTCGGCTCAACTGCGTCAGGAAAATCCGGTTTGGCAGTTAAATTAGCAAAAAAGTTCAACGGGGAGATTGTTTCTGCCGACTCGCGCCAGGTTTATAAATATCTGGATATTGGTTCAGCCAAAATTACTAAGAAAGAGATGGCCGGAATCCCCCATTATCTTTTAGATCTTTTGCCTCCGGAAAAAACTTTAAATGCCAAACAGTTTCAAAAACTGGCAATCCAAACAATTAAGAAAATCCATCAAAAAAATAAATTGGCTTTTTTGGTTGGCGGCACAGGCTTTTATATTGACGCAGTGGCAAAAAATTTAATCTTCCCCAAAACCAAAACTGACCAAAAGCTTCGGCAAGAATTAAGCTTAAAAACCAAAACCGAACTAATTAAAATTTTAACTAAATTAGACCCGGCCCGAGCTAAGGTGATTGATAAAGAAAACAAAAAGCGGCTGATCCGCTCAATTGAGATAGCTGAACAGTTAGGCCAAGTGCCAAAGCTTAAATCAGGCAGGCAAATCTTTGATTGCTTATATTTAGGCATAAAAACCGACTCGGAAAATCTAAAACAGCGAATCAAAACCAGATTTTACCACTGGCTTAAACAGGGATTCTTAAAAGAAGTTGAAGCGCTGATAAAAAGAAAAATTCCTGAAACCAGATTTAAAGAACTTGGGCTCCATTATTGGTATGCTTACGCTTATTTAAAGGGAATGGTCTCAAAAAAAGAGTTTGAACAAAAATCTCTGGCTTCGCTTTACCAATATGCCAAAAGGCAAAGAACCTGGTTTAAGCGCAACCCAAAAATCCACTGGCTCTCCAGCCAAAAACAAGCAGAAATATTAATTAAAAACTTTTTAAATTAA
- a CDS encoding YbhB/YbcL family Raf kinase inhibitor-like protein, whose amino-acid sequence MKGKSVVFSLVFGLVLLAVAGFVYYQFKDVKILKTPMAEEQKLILFSPAFEHQGYILPEYTCDGENINPPLGIKNVSPEAKSLVLIVDDPDAPMGTWVHWVIFNLNPLIDFIEPGKEPGGIVGLNSWGEAKYGGPCPPSGEHRYFFKLYALDKELDLGHGATKKDVVRTMEGHVLQSAELIGRYKR is encoded by the coding sequence TTGAAGGGGAAATCAGTTGTTTTCAGTTTAGTTTTTGGCCTGGTTCTTTTGGCTGTTGCTGGATTTGTTTATTATCAGTTTAAAGATGTTAAAATATTAAAAACTCCTATGGCAGAAGAACAAAAACTAATTTTATTCAGTCCGGCGTTTGAGCATCAGGGTTATATTTTGCCCGAATATACTTGCGACGGCGAAAATATCAATCCGCCACTGGGAATAAAAAACGTCAGTCCGGAAGCTAAGTCTTTGGTTTTGATTGTTGATGATCCGGATGCGCCGATGGGCACCTGGGTTCATTGGGTAATTTTTAATCTTAATCCTTTGATTGATTTTATTGAACCGGGCAAGGAACCGGGCGGAATTGTCGGCCTTAACTCTTGGGGCGAAGCCAAATACGGCGGACCTTGTCCGCCTTCAGGCGAGCACCGGTATTTTTTCAAGCTTTACGCCTTGGATAAAGAATTGGATCTTGGTCATGGCGCCACCAAAAAAGATGTGGTTAGGACAATGGAAGGGCATGTGCTTCAGTCAGCTGAATTAATCGGCAGATATAAAAGATAG
- a CDS encoding DUF5674 family protein has product MPEIYIIKKPIIKSELKKIAEQRFGDLVKAVVDIKQGIIALGGELHVDEEILLSEKFG; this is encoded by the coding sequence ATGCCAGAAATTTACATTATTAAAAAACCCATAATTAAATCGGAGCTTAAAAAAATTGCCGAACAACGATTCGGCGATTTGGTTAAAGCAGTGGTTGATATTAAGCAAGGAATTATTGCTCTGGGCGGCGAGCTTCATGTTGATGAAGAGATTTTGCTTTCGGAAAAATTTGGTTAA